One genomic region from Euzebya tangerina encodes:
- the bcp gene encoding thioredoxin-dependent thiol peroxidase produces MNITEGQSAPDFTLDDQDGQPLRLSSLKGSPVLIYFYPKDETPGCTTQARGIRDEWEAFTERGVIVLGVSPDDVASHREFCDNHDLPHTLLADPDHAVMEEYGAWGEKVLYGKTSVGVIRSSVLLDREGVVVKVWKRAQAKSHAERALKAIDALL; encoded by the coding sequence GTGAACATCACCGAAGGACAGTCCGCCCCGGATTTCACGCTCGACGACCAAGACGGCCAGCCGCTGCGCCTGTCCTCGCTGAAGGGGTCACCGGTCCTGATCTACTTCTATCCCAAGGACGAGACACCAGGGTGCACCACGCAGGCACGTGGGATTCGGGACGAGTGGGAGGCGTTCACCGAACGTGGTGTCATCGTGCTGGGGGTCTCACCCGACGATGTGGCGTCCCACCGCGAATTCTGCGACAACCACGACCTGCCCCACACCTTGCTGGCTGATCCCGACCACGCGGTGATGGAGGAGTACGGTGCCTGGGGAGAGAAGGTGCTGTACGGCAAGACCTCGGTCGGCGTGATCCGCTCCAGCGTCCTGCTGGATCGTGAGGGAGTTGTGGTCAAGGTGTGGAAGCGTGCCCAGGCGAAGAGCCACGCCGAGCGTGCCCTCAAGGCGATCGACGCGTTGCTCTAA
- a CDS encoding EAL domain-containing protein, which translates to MLQLLGLLLLVPVGLILVQQEQWLGLGLLGLAFVAVAIDAARRQREVRVREGRPGEVQGPTATGGGGSTAEQPPPDASAAAQPPPPATSIADERPTASPDDEFESIIAEATADPSLLRRRPETSGKGPDLPVRRGPAGDGAVTGPELFIEQTRTMMETKEGDPAVLVIELDGMRDIQTVLGDDRTPMVVAAATSRVRDVAADWPVGSLADDRLCVAMMTRPFLPAHHLARSIRSSLARPMAVDGVEFRLASSVGIAQGQEDPDVLMRRATVAAQNASRLNTGVERHTITNPTEVRRRLLVAAALSDALEAPAARKFGVAFQPIVTPLGELAKAEALARWEDPKVGPVAPSEFVPLAERTGLIDPMLDIVMRGAITGCTEWRAAGIDADVSVNLSPINLRKPLLVSELTAAIEASDLDPGHVTLEITETAVIDDGLNAIRILRDLRAAGFIIAIDDFGVGESSLSRLQDLPVSIVKLDGSFSRKLTTDRRSSAIIRATVEVCRALDMTVIAEGIETGEQADVAAEIGVHLLQGFLFATALTVEDVIGDGGHPERVG; encoded by the coding sequence ATGCTGCAACTGCTCGGTCTGCTGCTGCTGGTCCCCGTCGGACTGATCCTGGTCCAGCAGGAACAGTGGCTGGGGCTCGGACTGCTCGGGCTGGCGTTCGTGGCGGTTGCGATCGACGCGGCTCGACGTCAACGCGAGGTCCGTGTACGTGAGGGCCGTCCAGGCGAGGTCCAGGGCCCCACGGCGACCGGAGGTGGCGGGTCGACAGCGGAGCAGCCACCTCCCGACGCCTCAGCAGCCGCGCAGCCGCCACCCCCCGCAACGTCGATCGCCGACGAGCGGCCCACGGCGTCCCCGGACGACGAGTTCGAGTCGATCATCGCCGAGGCCACCGCGGATCCCTCACTGCTTCGCCGCCGGCCCGAGACGTCCGGGAAGGGACCCGATCTGCCGGTCCGGCGTGGACCTGCGGGCGACGGTGCGGTGACGGGGCCGGAGCTCTTCATCGAGCAGACACGCACGATGATGGAGACGAAGGAGGGGGATCCGGCCGTCCTGGTGATCGAACTGGACGGCATGCGCGACATCCAGACCGTCCTGGGTGATGACCGCACCCCGATGGTCGTGGCTGCTGCGACCAGCCGGGTTCGTGATGTGGCTGCGGACTGGCCGGTGGGTTCACTGGCCGACGATCGGCTGTGCGTGGCGATGATGACGCGCCCGTTCCTTCCCGCTCACCACTTGGCGCGGTCGATCCGCAGCAGTCTGGCCCGGCCGATGGCCGTCGACGGTGTGGAGTTCCGCCTGGCCTCGTCGGTCGGGATCGCGCAGGGGCAGGAGGACCCCGACGTGCTGATGCGACGGGCGACCGTCGCCGCCCAGAACGCCTCCCGCCTCAACACGGGCGTGGAGCGGCACACGATCACCAACCCGACCGAGGTCCGACGACGGCTGCTCGTGGCAGCGGCGCTGTCCGATGCGCTGGAGGCGCCGGCCGCGCGGAAATTCGGCGTGGCCTTCCAACCGATCGTCACCCCGCTCGGTGAGCTGGCGAAGGCTGAGGCGCTGGCCCGGTGGGAGGATCCCAAGGTGGGGCCGGTCGCGCCGTCCGAGTTCGTGCCCCTGGCCGAGCGCACCGGCTTGATCGACCCGATGCTCGACATCGTGATGCGGGGAGCGATCACCGGGTGCACGGAGTGGCGCGCGGCCGGCATCGACGCCGACGTGTCGGTCAACCTCTCACCGATCAACCTGCGCAAGCCCCTGCTGGTGTCAGAGCTGACCGCCGCGATCGAGGCGTCGGACCTGGACCCCGGCCACGTGACGCTCGAGATCACCGAGACAGCGGTCATCGATGACGGATTGAATGCCATCCGCATCCTGCGGGACCTGCGGGCGGCCGGCTTCATCATCGCCATCGACGACTTCGGTGTCGGGGAATCCTCGCTGTCGCGACTGCAGGACCTGCCCGTCTCCATCGTGAAGTTGGACGGCTCCTTCTCGCGCAAGCTCACCACCGACCGACGATCCAGCGCGATCATCCGGGCAACGGTCGAGGTCTGTCGAGCACTCGACATGACGGTCATCGCGGAGGGCATCGAGACCGGCGAACAGGCCGACGTGGCAGCGGAGATCGGCGTCCACCTGCTGCAGGGATTCCTGTTCGCGACCGCGCTGACGGTGGAAGACGTCATCGGGGACGGTGGCCACCCCGAACGGGTGGGGTAG
- a CDS encoding YgfZ/GcvT domain-containing protein: MTLLISTPGVYSRPDGIVGVSGPDRIPYLHSLLSQDFENAAIGTVAEFLYLDGKGDHLASGTAVVHAEAVYLIVPASLAADVAERLDRFRFMMQCEVTDLSGDWAVASVRGPGQVEAPGAPSRPMTAAPHAPGIVLRDRDGGVDLVGPTEWVTARVAELDLPAASAEDWDRWRISAARPAWGSEIGPGRRSQELGLLPTHVHLKKGCYPGQESIAKIHNLGRPRRALALLESDAPLAVGAALGEGRRPGEVTSAAATEDGRTIALGLVPFTDGALPATVATPAGQATVVKAVGAGLSQPGA; encoded by the coding sequence ATGACCCTCCTGATCAGCACCCCTGGTGTCTATTCGCGTCCGGACGGCATCGTCGGGGTCAGCGGCCCCGATCGAATCCCCTATCTGCACTCGTTGCTGAGCCAGGACTTCGAGAACGCGGCGATCGGGACGGTTGCGGAGTTCCTCTACCTGGACGGCAAGGGCGACCACCTGGCCAGTGGAACCGCGGTGGTCCACGCCGAGGCCGTGTACCTGATCGTGCCCGCATCGTTGGCTGCCGACGTCGCCGAGCGGTTGGACCGCTTCCGCTTCATGATGCAGTGCGAGGTGACTGATCTGTCAGGTGACTGGGCGGTCGCGAGCGTGCGTGGCCCCGGTCAGGTCGAGGCCCCGGGAGCCCCCTCGCGGCCCATGACCGCAGCACCCCACGCACCCGGCATCGTGCTGCGGGACCGCGACGGCGGTGTGGACCTGGTCGGGCCGACGGAGTGGGTGACCGCGCGAGTCGCCGAGCTGGACCTTCCCGCCGCCAGCGCGGAGGACTGGGACCGCTGGCGGATCAGCGCTGCCCGTCCTGCCTGGGGCAGTGAGATCGGGCCCGGCCGTCGCAGCCAGGAGCTCGGCCTGCTGCCCACGCACGTGCACCTCAAGAAGGGGTGCTACCCCGGGCAGGAGTCGATCGCCAAGATCCACAACCTGGGTCGTCCCCGCCGTGCCCTGGCGCTGCTCGAGTCCGACGCACCCCTGGCCGTCGGCGCCGCCTTGGGGGAGGGACGCCGGCCCGGTGAGGTCACCAGCGCCGCGGCCACCGAGGACGGGCGCACGATCGCCCTGGGTCTGGTGCCCTTCACCGACGGGGCACTGCCCGCGACCGTCGCGACACCCGCCGGGCAGGCCACCGTGGTCAAGGCCGTCGGGGCGGGACTTTCCCAGCCCGGCGCCTGA
- the zwf gene encoding glucose-6-phosphate dehydrogenase, producing the protein MSTQVVPDDAVIVVFGGSGDLSRRKLMPAFWDLYLTGLMPERWRLIGTSRTGISDEAFAELARDGIEEFGRGVSPEQEEAFASFAANLTYRGGGFGPGDTETLVAAISGAEEAIGGEPNRLFYLAIPPAVFGPITQGLGEGGLDERARVVFEKPFGVDPASFAELDETVHAVLDESQVYRIDHFLGKEALQNVLALRFANGMFEPVWNRQHIDHIQIDVPESIGIGTRADFYEETGAMRDMIVTHLFQVLSVVALEPPVSLESDDLMDEKSKVFQSMTPLRPSDVVYGQYESYRSEDGVAPDSCTETFVAAKVEIDNWRWAGVPIFMRTGKQMAAKHQTVTLAFKRPPRQMFAAKAGGNGSFVSDGLNHLTLDMSGDPGFSISFLAKKPGPRMDLGPASMRFSYEQSFFSGPAVEEGTRLDAYERLLHDALLGDRTLFTRADGIGRTWDLVAPILEESPDCHPYEDGSWGPQAAMDLIAPRGWHLPEGGGES; encoded by the coding sequence ATGAGCACCCAGGTGGTTCCCGACGACGCCGTGATCGTGGTGTTCGGGGGCAGCGGAGACCTGTCCCGCCGTAAGCTCATGCCCGCGTTCTGGGATCTGTACCTGACCGGGCTGATGCCGGAGCGGTGGCGGCTGATCGGCACCTCCCGGACCGGCATCTCCGATGAGGCCTTCGCCGAGCTCGCGCGGGACGGGATCGAGGAGTTCGGTCGCGGCGTGTCCCCCGAGCAGGAGGAGGCGTTTGCGTCCTTCGCCGCGAACCTGACCTACCGTGGCGGGGGATTCGGACCCGGCGACACCGAGACCCTGGTGGCCGCGATCTCCGGGGCCGAGGAGGCCATCGGCGGCGAGCCGAATCGGCTGTTCTACCTGGCCATCCCGCCTGCGGTCTTCGGCCCGATCACCCAGGGGCTGGGCGAGGGCGGCCTGGACGAGCGAGCCCGTGTCGTCTTCGAGAAGCCGTTCGGCGTCGACCCGGCCTCCTTCGCCGAACTGGACGAGACCGTGCACGCCGTACTCGACGAGTCGCAGGTCTACCGGATCGACCACTTCCTCGGGAAGGAGGCGCTGCAGAACGTGTTGGCCTTGCGGTTCGCCAACGGCATGTTCGAGCCGGTGTGGAACCGTCAGCACATCGACCACATCCAGATCGACGTACCCGAGTCGATCGGGATCGGGACGCGCGCCGACTTCTACGAGGAGACCGGGGCCATGCGCGACATGATCGTCACCCATCTGTTCCAGGTGCTGAGCGTCGTCGCTCTCGAGCCACCGGTGAGCCTGGAGTCCGACGACCTGATGGATGAGAAGTCCAAGGTCTTCCAGTCGATGACCCCGCTACGGCCGAGCGACGTGGTGTACGGCCAGTACGAGTCGTACCGCTCCGAGGACGGCGTGGCGCCGGACTCCTGCACCGAGACCTTCGTGGCCGCGAAGGTCGAGATCGACAACTGGCGGTGGGCCGGCGTACCGATCTTCATGCGAACGGGCAAGCAGATGGCTGCCAAGCACCAGACGGTCACGTTGGCCTTCAAGCGTCCGCCGCGCCAGATGTTCGCGGCGAAGGCAGGGGGCAACGGGTCGTTCGTGTCCGACGGCCTGAACCACCTGACGCTGGACATGTCCGGAGACCCCGGCTTCTCCATCTCCTTCCTGGCGAAGAAGCCCGGTCCCCGGATGGACCTGGGTCCCGCTTCGATGCGATTCTCCTACGAGCAGTCGTTCTTCAGCGGGCCGGCGGTGGAGGAGGGCACCCGACTGGATGCCTACGAACGACTGCTGCACGACGCGCTGCTGGGTGACCGCACCCTGTTCACCAGGGCCGACGGCATCGGGCGGACCTGGGACCTGGTGGCACCCATCCTGGAGGAGTCGCCGGACTGCCATCCCTACGAGGACGGGTCGTGGGGGCCCCAGGCCGCGATGGATCTGATCGCCCCCCGGGGGTGGCACCTGCCCGAGGGGGGTGGGGAGTCATGA
- the pgl gene encoding 6-phosphogluconolactonase, translating into MSLERQVEAQPDGVTRACADLIADRLGRALVARGTATLALSGGSTPKPLYRMLATYDLQWRAVHVVQVDERVAPADHPDRNWVAIEEGLVGVTGAVGHPMPTTREGAAAGSAGDWDVLVASYADELRQLGRLDVVHLGLGDDGHTASLVPGDPVLDLTGSDAPSVAMTEPYQGRRRMTLTAPTINAAATIVWQVVGGGKAHAVAQLLAEDPSIPGSLIRQARDVHLVMDEAAGGRS; encoded by the coding sequence ATGAGCCTCGAGCGCCAGGTGGAGGCACAGCCGGATGGCGTGACGCGCGCGTGCGCGGATCTGATCGCGGATCGGCTGGGACGGGCGCTGGTTGCCCGCGGCACCGCGACGTTGGCGCTGAGCGGTGGGTCGACCCCCAAGCCGCTGTACCGGATGCTGGCGACCTATGACCTCCAGTGGCGCGCGGTCCACGTGGTCCAGGTCGACGAGCGGGTCGCACCTGCTGACCACCCGGATCGCAACTGGGTGGCGATCGAGGAGGGACTGGTCGGTGTCACCGGTGCTGTCGGACATCCGATGCCGACGACACGGGAGGGTGCGGCCGCCGGCTCGGCGGGTGATTGGGACGTTCTCGTCGCCTCTTACGCGGATGAGCTGCGCCAGCTGGGCCGTCTGGACGTCGTGCACCTCGGCCTCGGTGATGACGGGCACACCGCGTCGTTGGTCCCCGGCGACCCCGTCCTGGACCTCACTGGTTCGGACGCGCCGAGTGTCGCGATGACCGAGCCCTACCAGGGCCGCCGCCGCATGACCCTGACCGCCCCGACGATCAACGCTGCGGCGACGATCGTGTGGCAGGTCGTCGGCGGCGGGAAGGCACACGCCGTGGCACAGCTGCTGGCGGAGGATCCGAGCATCCCGGGATCACTCATCCGTCAGGCGCGCGACGTGCACCTCGTGATGGACGAGGCTGCAGGAGGACGATCATGA
- a CDS encoding DsrE family protein gives MSKILVIKATHGLDDPERANLACNVAAVGVASGLDVHLFLAVDAVNLGLPEPPDLEVPHAPPIADLLEAVYGAGQVVVCTPCAARRGLEPEDFREGTVMGGSALFVELATSEDATALVY, from the coding sequence ATGAGCAAGATCCTTGTCATCAAGGCCACGCACGGGCTGGACGATCCCGAGCGAGCGAACCTGGCGTGCAACGTGGCCGCCGTCGGCGTCGCGAGCGGACTGGACGTCCACCTCTTCCTGGCCGTCGACGCCGTGAACCTCGGCCTGCCCGAGCCGCCCGACCTCGAGGTTCCGCACGCGCCACCGATCGCGGATCTGCTGGAGGCAGTGTACGGCGCCGGGCAGGTGGTCGTCTGCACGCCGTGTGCCGCCAGGCGGGGTCTGGAACCCGAGGACTTCCGCGAGGGCACGGTCATGGGTGGTTCGGCCCTTTTCGTCGAGCTCGCGACTTCGGAAGACGCCACGGCCCTGGTGTACTGA
- a CDS encoding HIT family protein codes for MTSTSSDSPFADAADHPPERCVFCRIIEEEAKDQPLVYSDEDVVAFLDIRPLFPGHLLICPRQHVVTLDQLPPEQVPPVFHLVQRATAAMKLVLGAQGAFVANNNIVSQSVHHLHIHVVPRTKGDGLRGFFWPRVDYDDDGHRADVEQRLRAALAG; via the coding sequence ATGACGAGCACCTCGTCGGACTCACCGTTTGCGGATGCCGCCGACCATCCACCAGAGCGCTGCGTCTTCTGCCGCATCATCGAGGAGGAGGCGAAGGACCAGCCATTGGTGTACTCCGACGAGGATGTGGTCGCGTTCCTCGACATCAGGCCGCTGTTCCCAGGCCATCTGCTGATCTGCCCCCGCCAGCACGTCGTCACGCTGGACCAGCTTCCACCAGAGCAGGTCCCACCCGTCTTCCACCTGGTGCAACGCGCCACGGCCGCCATGAAGCTCGTGCTCGGCGCTCAAGGGGCGTTCGTGGCCAACAACAACATCGTGAGCCAGTCCGTGCACCACCTGCACATCCACGTCGTGCCACGAACGAAGGGTGACGGTCTCCGAGGGTTCTTCTGGCCCCGCGTCGACTACGACGACGACGGGCACCGAGCCGACGTCGAGCAGCGCCTGCGGGCGGCCTTGGCCGGGTAG